In Leptospira stimsonii, the following proteins share a genomic window:
- a CDS encoding glycosyltransferase family 4 protein: MEHVFETSNLNRIAFIGNYLPRQCGIATFTTDLCESIANSFPEKTCIALPVNDVETGYAYPPRVRFELTEKDIESYHRAADFLNVNNVDLVCLQFEYGIFGGRSGSHILTLLNELRMPVVTTLHTILSDPGPDQRRVLKQVAALSDRLIVMSQRGANFLEKIYGVQSSKIDLIPHGIPDVAFVDPSFHKDLFGVEGKTVLLTFGLLSPNKGIEHVISALPAILEKYPNVVYIILGATHPHVIRNEGETYRLFLQRLAHEKNVEGSVIFYNRFVSLSELNEFIGATDIYITPYLDPAQITSGTLAYTIGAGKAVVSTPYWYAQEMLANERGMIVPFRDSNAIAEQVIALLDDDTKRHSMRKKAYIYGRAMIWSKVARRYMQSFERARAERRHYTPTGLKIRPLDRRPSDFPPLKLDHLKHMTDDTGMLQHAFFTIPNYEEGYTTDDNARALMVSTFMQEQGNGEVFELTFRYLAFVWYAYNVKTGRFRNFMDYQRNWLEENGSDDSHGRALWALGTVLGRATAPQLPTIAGRLFEQALPAILATTSPRAWAFALIGIHEYLHRFEGDRMTNQVKEELAKRLQSLYQKNDSEEWHWFEGGLTYCNATLSHAMLLSGRSMQNSTMTQIGINSLYWLSELQRSDGGHFVPIGSDGFYPKGGKRARFDQQPVEAQATISACLEAYRCTKDPKWRKEARRAFEWFLGRNDLNVSVYDPTTGGCRDGIHPDRVNENQGAESTLSFLHSLFELRLAEHELENEEIGTK, from the coding sequence ATGGAACACGTTTTTGAGACATCGAACTTGAATCGAATCGCTTTTATCGGAAATTATCTTCCGAGGCAGTGTGGGATTGCCACGTTCACGACGGATCTCTGTGAGTCGATCGCGAACTCGTTTCCGGAAAAAACCTGTATCGCTCTTCCGGTAAACGACGTAGAAACCGGTTATGCATATCCCCCCAGAGTGCGTTTTGAACTTACGGAAAAAGATATCGAATCGTATCACCGAGCGGCCGATTTTCTGAATGTCAATAATGTTGATTTAGTTTGTCTTCAATTTGAATACGGCATATTCGGAGGAAGATCCGGGAGTCATATTCTAACCTTATTAAACGAGTTGAGAATGCCGGTGGTGACCACTCTTCACACGATCCTATCGGACCCAGGTCCGGATCAAAGAAGAGTTCTAAAACAAGTGGCGGCCTTGTCCGATCGTCTGATCGTAATGAGCCAAAGAGGAGCGAATTTCTTAGAGAAGATCTACGGAGTTCAATCTAGTAAGATTGACTTGATTCCGCATGGAATTCCGGATGTCGCTTTTGTAGATCCGAGTTTCCATAAGGATCTTTTCGGTGTCGAAGGAAAAACGGTTCTGCTTACTTTTGGACTTCTTTCTCCGAACAAGGGAATCGAACACGTTATTTCCGCTTTACCGGCAATTTTAGAAAAATATCCGAACGTCGTATATATCATATTAGGTGCTACTCATCCACACGTTATCCGAAACGAAGGGGAAACGTATCGTTTGTTTCTCCAGAGATTGGCTCATGAAAAAAACGTCGAAGGAAGTGTGATCTTTTACAATCGATTCGTTAGTCTCTCGGAATTGAACGAGTTTATCGGCGCTACAGATATTTATATCACACCCTATTTGGATCCCGCGCAGATTACGTCGGGGACCTTGGCTTACACGATCGGTGCGGGCAAAGCGGTCGTTTCGACTCCGTATTGGTATGCGCAGGAAATGTTAGCGAACGAAAGAGGAATGATCGTCCCTTTTCGGGATTCGAACGCGATCGCGGAACAAGTGATCGCATTACTGGACGACGATACAAAAAGACATTCTATGAGGAAAAAGGCATATATCTACGGTCGAGCCATGATTTGGTCGAAAGTCGCAAGAAGGTATATGCAAAGTTTTGAACGCGCTCGCGCGGAGCGAAGACATTATACGCCCACGGGATTGAAAATCAGGCCATTGGATCGTCGTCCGAGTGATTTTCCACCTTTAAAATTAGATCATCTAAAACACATGACGGACGATACAGGTATGTTGCAACATGCGTTCTTCACCATTCCGAATTATGAAGAAGGTTATACGACCGACGATAACGCGAGGGCATTGATGGTTAGTACGTTTATGCAGGAGCAGGGGAACGGAGAAGTTTTTGAACTAACCTTCCGTTATTTAGCCTTTGTTTGGTATGCGTATAACGTGAAGACGGGAAGATTTCGAAACTTTATGGACTATCAGAGAAACTGGTTGGAAGAAAATGGATCCGATGACAGTCACGGTCGAGCCTTATGGGCATTAGGTACCGTGCTCGGAAGAGCGACGGCACCGCAGTTACCAACGATAGCAGGAAGATTGTTTGAACAAGCCTTGCCGGCGATCCTTGCGACAACAAGTCCTAGAGCTTGGGCCTTTGCCTTAATCGGAATTCACGAATATTTGCATAGGTTTGAGGGTGATCGAATGACAAATCAGGTGAAAGAGGAATTAGCGAAACGATTGCAATCCCTATATCAAAAGAACGACTCCGAAGAATGGCATTGGTTTGAAGGAGGGTTGACCTACTGTAATGCGACTTTATCACACGCGATGTTGTTGTCAGGCAGGTCGATGCAAAATTCAACGATGACTCAAATCGGAATCAACTCTCTCTATTGGCTCTCCGAATTACAACGTTCAGACGGAGGTCATTTTGTTCCGATCGGATCCGATGGATTTTATCCGAAAGGAGGAAAACGAGCTCGCTTTGATCAACAGCCTGTCGAGGCTCAAGCTACGATATCGGCCTGTTTGGAAGCGTATCGATGCACCAAAGATCCAAAATGGCGAAAAGAGGCAAGACGAGCCTTTGAATGGTTTTTGGGAAGAAACGATCTGAACGTATCCGTATATGACCCGACTACAGGAGGATGTAGGGATGGAATTCATCCGGACAGAGTGAATGAAAATCAGGGAGCGGAATCAACGCTCTCTTTTCTTCATAGTTTGTTCGAGCTCCGGTTGGCGGAGCATGAATTGGAGAATGAAGAAATAGGAACAAAATGA
- a CDS encoding PAS domain S-box protein, producing the protein MNVTADEPEQKTILLVEDDPIIGMTESMQLKKYGYNVLHVMNGIKAIGTLNDKRTLIHIVLMDIDLGTGIDGTEVALEILKDHDIPLLFLSSHTEPAIIKKTENITSYGYVVKSSDITILDASIKMAFRLHDSYLNVKFQKREVESKKIALELMEKRYRRLFECAKDGILILDADSGMIVDVNPFLVEMLGYSKEQFLKKNIWDINAFKYIDYSKQLFKELQEKEYVRYTNLPLETVDGALIQVEFVSNVYLVDGEKVIQCNIRDITDRNRYEKILTNNIEEKEALLKELQHRTKNSFQMITSLIHLRAHSSENLETKVVLEELTLRVQSISDLYSLLYETDSFNVVQIKDYCNRVIDSMLQLSDSIVIRRTIEELTMTARDAATIGMILIELVSNSIKYAFPDRPKGNISVELKKVDSKMILIVTDDGIGFQKIPDLIEAKTLGLKLVNLMVSQLGGEIFFDLSNGTKVTIEFPESP; encoded by the coding sequence ATGAACGTAACCGCAGACGAACCGGAACAGAAGACGATTCTTCTCGTAGAGGATGATCCGATCATAGGAATGACTGAGTCCATGCAACTCAAAAAATACGGCTACAACGTGCTCCATGTGATGAACGGAATTAAGGCCATCGGAACCTTGAATGATAAACGAACTCTTATCCATATCGTGTTGATGGATATAGATCTCGGTACGGGGATTGACGGAACGGAAGTCGCATTGGAGATTTTGAAAGACCACGATATACCTCTTTTGTTTCTTTCAAGTCATACGGAACCGGCGATTATCAAAAAAACAGAAAATATCACTTCATACGGATATGTCGTCAAAAGCTCCGATATCACGATCTTAGACGCGTCGATCAAAATGGCATTTCGGCTCCACGATTCTTATCTGAACGTGAAGTTTCAAAAACGAGAAGTGGAATCCAAAAAGATCGCATTGGAACTGATGGAAAAAAGATATCGTCGTCTTTTTGAATGCGCAAAAGACGGTATATTGATTTTGGACGCTGATTCCGGAATGATCGTAGACGTGAACCCGTTTCTTGTTGAAATGCTCGGTTATAGTAAGGAACAGTTTCTAAAAAAGAATATTTGGGATATCAATGCTTTTAAATACATAGACTATTCTAAACAACTCTTTAAGGAACTCCAAGAGAAAGAATACGTCCGTTATACGAACCTGCCCTTGGAGACGGTGGACGGAGCTCTGATTCAGGTCGAATTCGTAAGCAATGTCTATTTAGTGGATGGAGAAAAAGTAATCCAATGCAATATTCGTGATATCACGGATCGGAATAGATATGAAAAAATTCTTACAAACAATATAGAAGAAAAAGAAGCCCTATTAAAAGAGCTTCAACATCGGACTAAGAATAGTTTTCAGATGATCACGAGTTTGATACATCTGCGAGCTCATTCGAGCGAAAACCTCGAAACCAAAGTTGTCTTGGAAGAGTTGACCCTTCGAGTTCAGTCGATTTCCGATCTCTATTCTTTGTTATACGAGACCGATTCGTTTAACGTAGTTCAGATCAAGGATTACTGCAATCGAGTGATCGATTCGATGCTTCAGCTTTCAGATTCGATCGTGATTCGCAGGACTATAGAAGAATTGACGATGACGGCGCGCGATGCCGCTACCATTGGGATGATTCTTATCGAGCTTGTTTCCAACTCCATAAAATACGCGTTTCCAGATCGACCGAAAGGAAACATTTCCGTCGAACTAAAAAAAGTGGATTCAAAAATGATTTTGATCGTTACAGACGACGGAATCGGATTTCAGAAGATTCCGGACTTAATTGAGGCAAAGACGTTAGGATTAAAGCTCGTAAATCTGATGGTCAGTCAATTGGGTGGTGAGATTTTTTTCGACCTCTCCAATGGGACTAAAGTAACGATCGAGTTTCCGGAATCACCTTGA
- a CDS encoding eRF1 domain 2, with product MPHCILWIDQSVAKKFVLSKDTVDTQIIHHKGRPEHHDHHPDRFNLIQNEDLKHFFEDVAKNLSPEEDLLIAGPGLAKTHFLTYLEKHHPPLAKTVLAEIVMDHITDPEIVAEAKKYYEKKHIRL from the coding sequence ATGCCACATTGTATTCTATGGATTGATCAATCGGTCGCGAAGAAATTTGTTCTGAGTAAGGACACCGTGGACACTCAGATCATCCACCACAAAGGAAGACCGGAACACCACGACCATCATCCCGATCGTTTCAACCTGATCCAAAACGAAGACCTCAAACATTTTTTCGAAGATGTGGCGAAAAACCTATCCCCGGAAGAGGATTTGTTGATTGCGGGGCCCGGTTTGGCAAAGACTCATTTTCTCACCTACTTGGAAAAACACCATCCACCTTTGGCGAAAACGGTTCTTGCAGAAATCGTAATGGACCATATCACTGATCCGGAAATCGTTGCCGAGGCAAAAAAATACTACGAGAAAAAACATATTCGACTCTAA
- a CDS encoding ABC transporter ATP-binding protein, protein MENKDKVESNALTCDSLIKSFGEPPTQVVRGVTFQLKKGEFVSLTGRSGSGKSTLLYMLSGLDRPTSGKVFLDGKDLFQLESKETHSFRNQHIGFVFQFHYLLPELTAIENILMPARKTGMEGIKKEYARNLLKQFDLEHCKDKFPSQMSGGEQQRAAIARALIMNPTFIFADEPTGNLDTANGDKAMEILKRTNAENGTTILFVTHDPEYAAFADRRIHMVDGSIETDRSQNHKREKSAKER, encoded by the coding sequence ATGGAAAACAAGGACAAGGTAGAATCCAATGCCTTGACCTGTGATTCGCTTATCAAATCGTTCGGGGAGCCGCCGACCCAGGTAGTAAGAGGAGTCACGTTCCAACTCAAAAAGGGAGAATTTGTTTCTCTTACGGGAAGATCCGGTTCCGGAAAGTCGACTCTCTTGTATATGTTAAGCGGCCTGGATCGGCCGACATCCGGTAAAGTTTTTCTGGATGGGAAAGATCTTTTCCAATTAGAGAGTAAGGAAACCCATAGTTTTCGAAATCAACACATCGGGTTTGTATTTCAATTTCATTATCTTCTTCCGGAATTGACCGCTATCGAGAATATTCTTATGCCGGCAAGGAAAACGGGAATGGAAGGAATCAAAAAGGAATATGCAAGAAATCTGTTAAAGCAATTCGATCTCGAACATTGTAAAGACAAATTTCCTTCTCAAATGTCCGGTGGAGAACAACAAAGAGCCGCGATCGCAAGGGCCTTGATAATGAATCCGACTTTTATTTTCGCGGACGAGCCGACCGGAAATCTGGACACGGCGAACGGGGACAAGGCGATGGAAATCCTAAAACGCACCAATGCGGAGAATGGAACGACGATCCTTTTCGTAACGCATGACCCTGAATACGCCGCATTTGCAGACCGAAGAATTCATATGGTCGATGGAAGTATTGAAACCGATCGATCACAAAATCACAAACGGGAAAAAAGCGCAAAGGAAAGATGA
- a CDS encoding ABC transporter permease: MFFLAIRQLISRPQQTFLTFLGILLGTAGYVVFSGMMLGFQEYITDQLVNNDAQIRISPRDEVLKEESFKGVFFEGNSVRWIKPPSGKTDSTQLTNVKGWFLKLDQDERVEAYAPQLNRQLIFKFGKQTLPGKLQGIDPVRQMRVTTIGKYVEKGNLKDLDRGGDIIFAGAGLLERLGAEAGDIVQVISPNGTISNVKVGGIIRVGNRMIDEVSVYASLRTVQRITQANGIVSEIAIRLKDVSKAAEVATEWSFFTRDKVQSWDQAYESILSVFKTQNIVRDTTTFTIILVVAFGIYNVLNMVVNHKKKEIAILRSVGFDEGDTIRLFIIQGLLLGLIGAIFGLILGALACYSLDGYPLGGASQKGPMINVMKISWNYMIYVNAFLLSVLTSGIAAYIPARSASKLSPVEIIRGST, encoded by the coding sequence ATGTTTTTTTTAGCAATCAGGCAGTTGATCAGTAGACCTCAACAAACCTTCCTTACTTTTTTAGGTATTCTTTTAGGAACGGCAGGGTACGTCGTTTTCTCCGGGATGATGCTCGGATTTCAGGAATACATCACGGATCAACTCGTGAACAACGACGCGCAGATTCGAATTTCACCGAGGGATGAAGTTTTAAAGGAAGAAAGTTTCAAAGGAGTTTTCTTTGAGGGAAACTCGGTTCGTTGGATCAAACCTCCTTCCGGAAAAACCGATTCCACTCAATTGACGAACGTAAAGGGTTGGTTTTTGAAATTGGATCAAGACGAAAGAGTGGAAGCCTATGCTCCTCAGCTCAATCGACAATTGATTTTCAAATTCGGCAAACAAACCCTACCTGGAAAATTACAAGGCATCGATCCCGTAAGGCAGATGCGCGTGACTACGATCGGCAAATACGTCGAAAAGGGAAATCTAAAGGATTTAGATCGGGGTGGAGATATCATCTTCGCCGGAGCCGGACTTCTGGAACGTTTGGGGGCCGAGGCGGGAGATATCGTTCAAGTGATTTCACCTAACGGAACAATATCGAACGTGAAAGTGGGTGGGATCATTCGAGTAGGAAATCGGATGATCGACGAAGTATCCGTCTACGCTTCGCTTCGTACGGTTCAGAGAATCACACAGGCGAACGGAATCGTATCGGAGATTGCGATTCGATTGAAGGACGTTTCCAAGGCGGCCGAAGTCGCGACGGAGTGGTCTTTTTTTACGAGGGACAAGGTTCAGAGCTGGGACCAAGCCTATGAAAGTATTCTTTCCGTATTCAAAACTCAGAATATAGTTCGGGATACGACCACGTTTACGATCATTCTGGTTGTTGCGTTCGGAATCTACAATGTCTTGAATATGGTTGTGAATCATAAGAAGAAAGAAATTGCGATTCTGAGATCGGTCGGTTTCGACGAAGGAGACACGATTCGATTGTTTATCATACAAGGACTTCTTTTGGGTTTGATCGGCGCGATTTTCGGTTTGATCCTCGGTGCTTTGGCCTGCTACTCCTTGGACGGTTATCCGTTGGGAGGCGCGAGTCAAAAAGGTCCGATGATCAACGTAATGAAAATTTCCTGGAATTATATGATCTACGTGAATGCGTTTCTTCTTTCGGTCCTTACGAGTGGAATCGCCGCTTACATTCCCGCTCGTTCCGCTTCCAAGTTATCGCCCGTGGAAATCATTCGAGGTAGCACGTGA
- a CDS encoding efflux RND transporter periplasmic adaptor subunit, with protein MNKALVFIKLIWASRPGRIASIGVLIVLLAFGSYLVIREKRTEVSPKVGPIVELVYSLGTVKSDRVYHLKLGVTSSIRKIFVKEGEIVKEGQELLISDSGSNFRAPFSGTVTSVPFQEGEVVMPGAPVLTMMDLKKTYILLSLDQDSVLRIRPGQRAELSFETIRGTKVMGKVNRVYPSDGQFYVRVDVESMPEGTLPEMTADVAVEVARKENALLIPVKSVEKGKIRVRRNGKVLLLDAKVGAVDGEWCEVLENVVLETDTVYLDGGR; from the coding sequence ATGAACAAGGCATTGGTTTTTATCAAATTGATTTGGGCTTCTCGTCCTGGTAGAATCGCTTCGATCGGCGTTCTGATCGTATTGCTCGCTTTCGGATCTTATCTTGTGATTCGTGAAAAGCGAACTGAAGTTTCTCCAAAGGTAGGTCCGATTGTAGAACTCGTCTATTCTCTTGGAACCGTTAAATCCGATCGAGTCTATCACCTCAAACTCGGAGTGACTTCTTCCATTCGAAAGATCTTCGTGAAAGAAGGTGAAATCGTCAAAGAAGGCCAAGAACTTCTTATCTCCGATTCCGGCTCGAACTTTCGCGCTCCATTTTCGGGAACCGTCACGTCTGTTCCGTTTCAAGAAGGAGAGGTCGTAATGCCCGGCGCTCCCGTTCTCACGATGATGGATTTAAAAAAGACCTATATTCTTTTATCCTTGGATCAGGATTCCGTTCTTCGGATCAGACCCGGTCAAAGAGCCGAATTGAGTTTTGAAACGATTCGAGGTACGAAAGTGATGGGTAAAGTAAACAGGGTCTATCCCTCCGACGGGCAATTTTATGTAAGAGTTGACGTTGAGTCCATGCCCGAAGGAACGCTTCCCGAAATGACTGCGGACGTTGCGGTGGAAGTCGCAAGAAAAGAGAACGCACTTTTGATTCCGGTTAAATCGGTGGAAAAAGGAAAAATACGCGTTAGACGAAACGGTAAGGTCCTTCTTCTGGACGCGAAAGTGGGAGCCGTCGACGGAGAATGGTGTGAAGTCCTGGAGAATGTCGTATTAGAAACGGATACCGTTTATTTGGACGGGGGACGTTAA